A window of Bacteroidota bacterium genomic DNA:
GCCATACAAGTGCTCATAGTGCCTTTCTTAGGAGTGTATTTAATCCAGACATCAAGCCCGTCTTTTTTAAATTCTTCAGAAAGTTTTTTTGACGGCTCCAATTTTTTTCCGTCACCCAGTTGAATCATATAGCCACAGCCGTCCACTTCATTGTAAACAACACGCGCCCTGATATAGCCCGCCTCGTAAAGCGCTTTTTGCTGCTCGCGAATTTTTTCAAGTTCTGCTTCCGAATAAGCAGAAGAAGTTGTCGCAGAAGAAGTTTTTTTCTTGCAATGACAGGAAATAATTAAAAAGGAAAAATTAAAAATTAAAAAAGAAAACAAAAATACTTTTTTCATCAAAAAATGTTTTGTCAAACTTACGAAGAAAGAATGTTCATTCGACAAAAAGTACAAGCCCTTTCAGGTATTCCCCTTCGGGATGAAAAATGCTGGCGGAATGGTCGGGTGCTTGCGAAAGGTGATGAAGTATGCGTACATTTCTTTTTGTAACAATAGCGGCAGATAAAATTGTTTTCTCAAACAAATCGCGGCTGATTACCTGCGAACAGGAAAAGGTAAAAATAATTCCTCCGCTTTTAATTTGCATGAACGCTTCGGTGTTTAATCTTTTATAGCCCATCACTGCGTTGTGCCGCACATTGTGATGCTTTGCAAAAGCAGGCGGATCAAGAATCATTACATCATAAAAATTTTTCTTTTCCTTAATGAAATCAAAAACATCGGAGCAGTAATGCGCTCCTTCAAACTTTCCGGCTTCGGGAGAAACATTTAACTGGAAGTTTTTTTTCACCAAATCAATTGCGCGCTTTGAACTATCCACGGAATGAATGAGCTTTGCTCCGGCATTCATCGCGTAAATTGAAAATGCTCCGGTATAACAAAAAGCATTCAGAACAGTTTTTCCTTCGCAATAACGTGCGAGCAATTGGCGATTCTCACGCTGATCAAGAAAAAATCCTGTCTTTTGCCCGCTCTTCCAGTCAATCCAGAAATTCAAATCATTTTCTTTTACGGTGTGATGTTCTTCTTCTCCTTTCCCGAAAACATATTCATTTTTTATTCCTTCTGCAAATTTTTTAGGAAGCGTTTCGGCACTTTTATCGAAAACCGCTATGAGTTTATCTTCGTAAACTTCTTTGAGCGCTTCCACAATTTCTTTTTTTGCTAAATACATTCCGATGGAATGGCACTGCATCACGCAAGTGCCATTATAATAATCCACAATAAGCCCCGGCATTCCATCGCCTTCTGCATAAATCAGGCGATAACAATTCGTGCGGGGATTATCGGTGAGCCCGATTGACTTTCTGAAATCATAGGCGCTCTGAATTTTTTCGCGCCAGAAATCTTTGGTGGGTTCAACTTTAGTGAAAGAGAAAATCCGAACAGCAATACTTGAATCCTGGTAATGACCAATGCCGAGAAATTCATCCTTATTATCATACACCGCCACCACATCTCCGTCTTTGGCTTCGCCTTTAATTTTTTTAATGGCGCCCGAAAAAACCCAGGGGTGAAACCTTCGAAGCGATTGGTCTTTGCCAGAAGAGAGAATTATTGTGGGATAATTCATGGTTCGCAAAGGTAATTTTTTGGTTACGGGAAGAAATTAGGTAAAAATTTGCTCAATTAAAAATTTATTACATTTGCCGTTAAATTTATAAACGACTGCAACCCAATGAAAAAATTATTCCTGTTTGCCAATGCAATTGCCCTGGCATTTTTTATTTCCTCCTGCGGAAACCAAAAAGAAAATGCTGAAAACACTTCTGCAGACACAACCGCTGCCGTTGATTCTTCAGCCATGAAATCCGCTACTTCTGAGCAACCGGAAGAATATATTTCCATTCCGGCACCCGATGAAATGTTTTCATTCATGAAAGCCATAGGCGGAGAAGGAAAAAGCACTGCCTATCTTAACAATCCCGACAACCTCAAAAATTATGTGGACACCAAATCCAAAGCGCTCAACTTTGGAATTTATGCTACCGATTTTCTTTATTGCTCCACGTTTGATTACGGTTCTGAAGGGCTTAAATATTTTGTGAACGTGAAAAAATTAGGAGATGAACTGGGAATTTCAGGAGTCATCAGCGAGGCAACTGCCGACCGCATCAAAAAGAACATAGGAAAAAATGATTCGCTCACCGATATTTCAAACACCTTGTACTTTTCCGCAGTTTCAGAATTGGAAAAAAGCGATAAGGCAGGCGTGCTCTCGCTTGTAATCACTGGCGGATGGGTGGAAAGCATGAACCTTGTAACCAACATGGTGAAAAAATATAAAGCCGACAATCCGGCAATTGACCGAATTGCAGAACAAAAATATACACTCGATAATTTAATTGCCTACCTTGACAAAAGTAAATCGGATGCAAATGTATCGGCTGTGATAGGGCAACTGAATGAATTAAAAGGAGTGTATGATCAATTAAAAGAAGAATCAACCAAAGGCGCAGTTTCCACCAATAAAAAAGGAAAAAAAGTTTTGGGAGGCGGAACAAAAATCAGCATCACCGAAGCGCAGTATAAAGCAATTTCAGAAAAAGTAAAAAGCATTCACGATAGTTTCACAATGGCAAAATAATTTTTAACGCAATAAAAAAAAATACCATGAAGAAGTTACTTGCAATTTCATTCACGCTGATATTCGGATTATCAGCATTCACATTAATGGCGCAGCGTTACGGAGGCGTTCCAAAAGTTGCTGCCGCAAATCCCTGCCAGGACTTTCACAGAAAATCCTGCATGCGTTCGCCCGATGATGGTTTTTCTTATAATGGCCAATCGCGAAGCGGGTTGTTTGCCAAAGGACAGCAATCTACTATAAAGTGTGTCTTTTATAAGGGAATGGATTATCATGTTTCGGTTTGCACCGAAGAACAAACACCGGCAAACTTTACTATTAAAGACGCAAAGACCGGAGAAGTTTTATATGACAACACCGCAGATAACAACACGCAGGAAATCCAAATCACGAATGAAAACACCCGCGCTGTAAACATACAGGTTGTCCTTCCCGGAGAAAATGAAAAGAAAAAAGACATGGTGAAAGGGCAGGAAGGAATGTGCGCAGGATTATTGATTGAGCACCGCAGAAGCGATAAGACCGGTTTCTAAAGTTTCGCAACAAACCTATAAGGCAATAACGCATCAGCCCCTGCATAGTTAACTCCTATGCGGGGGTTTTTTGTTATATCAGAAATTTTATTTCCTCTTTCCTCAATCCAGATTTTTTTTCCAAGCAAGGTTTCTCCTGTGTGAAAAGTTTTTATTCCCAATGCCTGCGAAACTGTTCCCGGACCGTTGCAAATTTTTTCATCCGCTTTTTTCTTGTTTCTTCTTTTCAATATGAGCGGAATTCCTTCATAAGGTTTTATTGCACGAATCAGAACAGCATGCGGAATATTTTTTTGATTCGTTACCACATTAAAAAGGTGATGCATTCCATAGCAGAAATAAACATACGATGTGCCGCCAATGGAATACATGATTTCGGTTCGCTCCGTTCTTCTTCCGCCAAATGCATGCGAAGCGCGGTCGGTGATGCCTGCGTATGCTTCGGTTTCAGTAATGATTCCTGCAGTGAGTTTTCCATTCACTTTTGTGAACAAAACTTTTCCCAAAAGTTCTTTCGCAATCTGTACCACATCTTTTCTTGTATAAAAATCTCTTTGCAATTTCATTTATGCCACATTAAATTACTCGAATCATCATAAATTAATTTTTCATTGTCAATCAGCCATTGAACCACTTTAATGGTTTTATCTTCCTGTGAATTTTTTACCGAGTTGACCAGCGCATTCAGCGGAAGAGATTTTTCTTCAAGAAGTTTTTTCACCTGTTCTGTCACGGTTTCAAATTCCAGATTGCTCAGTTCAAGTTTATTTCTTTCCAGGCAGAAATCACAAACCCCGCAGCGGTACGAATCCGTTTCTCCAAAATAACCGAGCAGCATCTGGCTGCGGCATTTTGTTTTTGATTCTGTGTAGTGAAGCATTCCCTCCATTCGTTCTTT
This region includes:
- a CDS encoding DNA-3-methyladenine glycosylase gives rise to the protein MKLQRDFYTRKDVVQIAKELLGKVLFTKVNGKLTAGIITETEAYAGITDRASHAFGGRRTERTEIMYSIGGTSYVYFCYGMHHLFNVVTNQKNIPHAVLIRAIKPYEGIPLILKRRNKKKADEKICNGPGTVSQALGIKTFHTGETLLGKKIWIEERGNKISDITKNPRIGVNYAGADALLPYRFVAKL
- a CDS encoding class I SAM-dependent rRNA methyltransferase; the protein is MNYPTIILSSGKDQSLRRFHPWVFSGAIKKIKGEAKDGDVVAVYDNKDEFLGIGHYQDSSIAVRIFSFTKVEPTKDFWREKIQSAYDFRKSIGLTDNPRTNCYRLIYAEGDGMPGLIVDYYNGTCVMQCHSIGMYLAKKEIVEALKEVYEDKLIAVFDKSAETLPKKFAEGIKNEYVFGKGEEEHHTVKENDLNFWIDWKSGQKTGFFLDQRENRQLLARYCEGKTVLNAFCYTGAFSIYAMNAGAKLIHSVDSSKRAIDLVKKNFQLNVSPEAGKFEGAHYCSDVFDFIKEKKNFYDVMILDPPAFAKHHNVRHNAVMGYKRLNTEAFMQIKSGGIIFTFSCSQVISRDLFEKTILSAAIVTKRNVRILHHLSQAPDHSASIFHPEGEYLKGLVLFVE